In Massilistercora timonensis, the following are encoded in one genomic region:
- a CDS encoding amidohydrolase: MEQQHTTNRIASWLSDHQEELIQTADYIFQHPELAYQETLSSEYLAQFLERHGFTVERGTAGIKTAFLASWQNTDSQAPVIGFLAEYDALPELGHACGHNLLGTGAAAAACALKSELEQSGVPAILRVYGCPAEEIMSGKIVMNQAGVFDDLDLAVTWHPFDRNRVSNDIWQAQDIKNYTFHGISAHASKSPENGRSALDAAELMNIGVNYLREHVPGDVRMHYAYIDNGQPANVVPDLAKTNYFIRSSLRSRTDDASRRVDDCARGAALMTGTTVDIELVSSCKEMKIYRPLTELYYEAMTHIPTPEYTREELDFAARISEEAGFDNQGEYFRGLEPLEDEPVPISIGTDASEVSHTVPLITISAATMCLGTPLHHWAAARQAGMSIGHKGMLYAARCMAEGTLLWLGT, from the coding sequence ATGGAGCAACAACACACAACCAACCGGATCGCCTCCTGGCTTTCTGACCATCAGGAAGAACTGATCCAGACAGCAGACTACATTTTCCAGCATCCGGAACTGGCGTATCAGGAAACACTGTCGTCCGAATATCTGGCACAATTCCTGGAACGGCACGGGTTCACCGTGGAGCGTGGAACTGCCGGGATCAAGACCGCCTTCCTCGCCAGCTGGCAGAACACCGACAGCCAGGCGCCCGTCATCGGCTTCCTGGCAGAATACGACGCTCTGCCGGAGCTGGGACATGCCTGCGGCCACAACCTCTTAGGAACCGGCGCTGCCGCTGCTGCCTGCGCTCTGAAATCAGAACTGGAGCAAAGCGGCGTCCCGGCCATTCTGCGGGTCTACGGCTGCCCGGCGGAAGAGATCATGTCCGGCAAGATCGTCATGAACCAGGCCGGCGTGTTCGACGATCTGGATCTGGCCGTCACCTGGCACCCCTTCGACCGCAATCGGGTCAGCAACGACATCTGGCAGGCCCAGGACATCAAGAACTACACCTTCCACGGCATCAGCGCCCATGCGTCCAAGTCTCCGGAAAACGGGCGAAGCGCCCTGGACGCGGCAGAGCTTATGAATATCGGAGTCAATTACCTGCGGGAACACGTGCCCGGCGACGTGCGGATGCACTATGCCTATATTGACAACGGGCAGCCCGCCAATGTAGTGCCCGATCTTGCCAAGACCAACTACTTTATCCGCTCCAGCCTGCGCTCCCGCACTGACGACGCTTCCCGGCGGGTAGATGACTGCGCCAGAGGCGCCGCCCTTATGACCGGCACCACCGTGGACATCGAACTGGTGTCAAGCTGCAAGGAGATGAAGATTTACCGGCCTCTCACCGAATTGTACTATGAGGCCATGACCCACATCCCCACTCCGGAATACACCCGGGAGGAGCTGGATTTTGCCGCCAGGATCAGCGAAGAAGCCGGCTTCGACAATCAGGGCGAATATTTCCGCGGCCTGGAACCTCTGGAGGATGAGCCCGTTCCTATCTCCATCGGCACCGACGCCTCCGAAGTAAGCCACACCGTTCCCCTGATCACCATAAGCGCCGCCACCATGTGCCTGGGCACGCCGCTCCATCACTGGGCCGCCGCCAGACAGGCAGGCATGAGCATCGGACACAAAGGGATGCTGTACGCCGCAAGGTGTATGGCAGAGGGCACACTTCTCTGGTTGGGGACGTAG
- a CDS encoding ATP synthase subunit C, translated as MTVTVKILLIATLILSIVIPFGYYLIGEKNKKRYKRAIGTNIFFYFGAFIAAGIMLFSGTPVQAADAAAGAASNAAGFGYLAAALSTGLSCVGGGIAVASAASAALGAISEDSSALGKSLIFVGLAEGVCLYGLIISFMILGQL; from the coding sequence ATGACAGTAACAGTGAAAATTTTGTTGATCGCAACTTTGATACTCAGCATTGTAATCCCGTTTGGGTACTACCTGATCGGGGAGAAGAACAAGAAGCGTTATAAGCGCGCTATCGGGACCAACATTTTCTTCTATTTTGGAGCATTCATCGCGGCGGGGATCATGTTGTTCTCCGGCACTCCTGTACAGGCTGCCGACGCGGCTGCAGGGGCTGCTTCAAACGCGGCGGGATTCGGTTATCTTGCGGCCGCACTGTCAACCGGTTTATCATGTGTGGGCGGCGGTATCGCCGTAGCAAGTGCAGCAAGCGCGGCGCTGGGAGCTATCAGCGAGGACTCCAGCGCGCTTGGTAAGTCCCTGATCTTCGTAGGTCTTGCAGAAGGTGTATGTCTGTACGGACTGATCATCTCCTTCATGATCCTGGGACAGCTGTAA
- a CDS encoding L-2-amino-thiazoline-4-carboxylic acid hydrolase: MTDQPVSCRIEHHAILFAFLSKRAIELCGEAGKESILRGMTIYGNERGQRMAANALARGDEPNVMTNQAYGEWKPDYEGQMEFGQLRTEPTLQTYISKCAWCDAWAKHGLTEYGKYYCVNVDNAVYQGFQDKYACTPTATAMSWGGERCEFDWGAPLSPEENQALTAKKKELGASCMKDFNFHTAHLKYTISETLIEDLGEDGEKAVELALEDYVRTFGQEYLDVLEGVYPA; the protein is encoded by the coding sequence ATGACAGATCAACCTGTTTCCTGCAGGATCGAACACCACGCCATCCTGTTCGCCTTCCTCTCCAAACGGGCCATTGAGCTCTGCGGCGAAGCGGGGAAGGAATCCATTCTCCGCGGTATGACCATCTATGGAAATGAACGGGGACAGCGGATGGCCGCCAACGCCCTTGCCCGCGGAGACGAACCAAACGTAATGACCAACCAGGCCTACGGCGAATGGAAGCCGGATTATGAAGGCCAGATGGAATTTGGCCAGCTTCGCACAGAGCCCACTCTTCAGACCTACATTTCCAAATGTGCCTGGTGTGACGCCTGGGCCAAACACGGCCTCACCGAATACGGGAAATATTACTGCGTCAACGTAGACAACGCTGTATATCAGGGATTTCAGGACAAATACGCCTGCACCCCCACTGCAACGGCCATGAGCTGGGGCGGAGAGCGCTGTGAGTTCGACTGGGGCGCTCCCTTAAGCCCGGAGGAAAACCAGGCCCTGACCGCTAAGAAGAAGGAACTGGGGGCTTCCTGTATGAAGGACTTCAACTTCCACACCGCCCATCTGAAATACACCATCAGCGAAACCCTCATCGAAGATCTGGGGGAGGATGGTGAGAAAGCGGTGGAACTGGCCCTGGAAGATTATGTCCGCACCTTCGGACAGGAATATCTGGATGTCCTGGAAGGCGTCTATCCCGCTTAA
- a CDS encoding DUF6512 family protein — translation MDAHISKYTDRRDLPAILTVSILGSLNHFLYDWTGGSSFAALFCPINESPWEHLKLLFFPFLFVTLWTAALCRFRDRRFFYCRFLGVVCGMAFTLVTFYTYTGIWGSHVLILDLLIFFLSVVLSFSAARIFFRALKQIPSANVIFTLWGAGIFFFFVFTCFPPGIPLFFPYE, via the coding sequence ATGGATGCGCACATCTCAAAATATACAGACCGGCGGGATCTCCCCGCTATCCTTACCGTATCTATCCTGGGTTCTCTCAACCATTTTCTCTACGACTGGACCGGCGGCTCTTCCTTTGCCGCCCTGTTCTGTCCCATCAACGAATCCCCCTGGGAGCACCTGAAGCTTTTATTCTTTCCCTTTCTTTTCGTCACTCTTTGGACCGCCGCCTTGTGCCGCTTCCGGGACAGGCGTTTTTTCTACTGCCGTTTTCTCGGCGTCGTCTGCGGAATGGCCTTCACTCTGGTTACTTTCTACACCTACACCGGCATCTGGGGTTCCCATGTTCTGATCCTGGATCTCCTGATCTTTTTCCTCAGCGTGGTTCTCAGCTTTTCAGCTGCCCGGATCTTTTTCCGCGCTCTGAAGCAGATCCCCTCGGCAAATGTGATCTTCACTCTGTGGGGCGCCGGTATATTTTTCTTCTTTGTCTTTACCTGCTTCCCGCCGGGCATCCCTCTCTTTTTCCCTTATGAATGA
- a CDS encoding V-type ATP synthase subunit E: protein MKEARAQGNAIIEQHRNALEGVFEQHKQEALRQSETRLKAETTHEKQQLNMAVSKAQLQLKRDLSKVQNELKKELFEEVRQLVAAYMQTEEYLRLLVEYIEKAAAFAGSEAMTIYINPTDADKKDYLEEHTGFQLTVSKEDFIGGVRCVVHGRNILVDHAFKGAIEREYQRFLFKGGTGVE, encoded by the coding sequence ATGAAAGAGGCAAGAGCCCAGGGCAATGCGATCATCGAACAGCATAGAAATGCTTTGGAAGGTGTATTTGAACAGCACAAGCAGGAGGCGCTGCGCCAGTCGGAGACCCGGCTTAAGGCGGAGACCACCCATGAGAAGCAGCAGCTTAATATGGCGGTGTCCAAGGCCCAGCTGCAGCTGAAGAGAGATCTGAGCAAAGTACAGAATGAACTGAAGAAAGAGTTGTTTGAAGAAGTGCGCCAGCTGGTGGCAGCTTATATGCAGACAGAGGAATATCTGCGCCTTCTGGTGGAGTATATCGAGAAGGCGGCCGCATTTGCCGGAAGCGAGGCTATGACCATCTATATCAATCCTACGGATGCGGATAAGAAGGACTATCTGGAGGAGCATACCGGCTTCCAGCTGACGGTGAGCAAAGAAGATTTCATCGGCGGCGTCAGATGTGTGGTACACGGGAGGAATATCCTGGTAGACCATGCCTTCAAGGGAGCCATCGAGCGCGAATACCAGAGATTCTTGTTCAAGGGAGGTACGGGCGTTGAATAG
- a CDS encoding V-type ATP synthase subunit D gives MDPREFPTKGNLMLAKNSLALAHQGYDLMDKKRNILLQELMSLIDEAKEIQEKIDTTFTKAYACLQRANIEHGISKVQELAYTVPIEESIRIQTRSIMGTEIPHVKYDAKQNDLTYSFSTTHESIDIAREAFREVKDLTIKLSMVENAAYRLATNIKKTQKRANALKNITIPMYSNLVYTINNALEEKEREEFTRLKVIKRMQTGGK, from the coding sequence ATGGATCCAAGAGAATTTCCCACCAAGGGCAATCTGATGCTTGCGAAGAATTCCCTTGCCCTTGCCCACCAGGGCTACGACCTGATGGACAAGAAGCGGAATATCCTTCTGCAGGAACTGATGAGCCTGATCGATGAAGCAAAAGAAATCCAGGAAAAGATCGATACTACATTTACCAAAGCCTATGCCTGCCTGCAGCGGGCCAATATCGAGCACGGGATCAGCAAGGTGCAGGAACTGGCGTATACGGTTCCCATTGAGGAATCCATCCGGATCCAGACCCGGAGTATCATGGGGACGGAGATCCCTCATGTGAAGTATGACGCGAAGCAGAACGACCTTACGTATTCCTTCAGCACCACCCATGAATCTATCGATATCGCCCGGGAGGCATTCCGGGAGGTGAAGGATCTGACTATCAAGCTGTCTATGGTGGAAAACGCGGCGTACCGCCTGGCGACTAATATCAAGAAGACTCAGAAGCGGGCCAACGCGCTGAAGAACATTACGATTCCCATGTACAGCAATCTGGTATATACGATCAATAATGCGCTGGAAGAAAAAGAACGAGAAGAATTTACCCGGCTGAAAGTCATCAAGAGGATGCAGACCGGGGGGAAATAA
- the proC gene encoding pyrroline-5-carboxylate reductase — translation MITQKIGLIGCGNMGGAILSGALESGVLPKGNAYVYDVSSAAMERAAQWGVNLAKDCVDLCQKSDIILLAVKPQYTPETLAKCQDALEGKAIVSIVAGITAERLRAMISGTPRILRTMPNTPAMVFEGAFALCSDNDLTEEEQKAAIALFEAIGIVELVPEHLIDAVCGLSGGGPAYVAMFIEAMADGGVKQGLPRATAYRLAAQTCLGTAKMILDKNIHPGQLKDMVTSPGGTTIEGCEALERGGMRAAVIDCINAGAEKSRKL, via the coding sequence ATGATCACACAGAAAATCGGCCTGATCGGCTGTGGAAACATGGGAGGAGCCATCCTCTCCGGCGCCCTTGAAAGCGGCGTGCTCCCCAAAGGAAACGCCTATGTCTATGACGTCAGCTCTGCCGCCATGGAGCGGGCGGCCCAATGGGGCGTGAATCTTGCCAAAGACTGTGTAGACCTCTGCCAGAAGAGCGACATCATCCTTCTCGCAGTCAAACCACAGTACACCCCGGAAACCCTGGCCAAATGCCAGGATGCTCTAGAGGGAAAGGCCATTGTCTCCATCGTGGCTGGCATCACTGCGGAACGGCTCCGCGCAATGATCTCCGGCACTCCCCGGATCCTGCGCACCATGCCCAATACCCCGGCCATGGTATTTGAAGGCGCTTTCGCCCTGTGCTCTGACAACGATCTTACCGAGGAAGAACAAAAAGCTGCCATCGCCCTCTTCGAGGCTATCGGCATTGTAGAACTGGTGCCCGAGCACCTGATCGACGCAGTATGCGGCTTAAGCGGCGGCGGTCCGGCGTATGTGGCCATGTTTATCGAAGCCATGGCGGACGGCGGCGTAAAACAGGGGCTCCCCCGGGCCACTGCCTATCGCCTGGCTGCCCAGACCTGCCTTGGCACCGCCAAGATGATCCTGGACAAAAATATCCATCCCGGACAGCTCAAAGATATGGTCACCTCCCCCGGAGGAACCACCATCGAAGGCTGCGAAGCCCTGGAGCGGGGCGGCATGCGCGCCGCAGTGATCGACTGTATCAACGCCGGAGCGGAGAAGTCCCGGAAGCTGTAG
- a CDS encoding V-type ATP synthase subunit F, which translates to MKMYLISDNVDTLTGLRLAGVDGVVVHERNELREAIENAMTDKTVGIILLTEKFGREFPDLIDEIRLEHTMPLLIEIPDRHGTGRKEDFITSYVNEAIGLKL; encoded by the coding sequence ATGAAAATGTATCTGATCAGTGATAATGTCGATACCCTGACAGGGCTGCGGCTGGCCGGCGTAGACGGAGTGGTGGTCCACGAGCGAAACGAGCTTAGGGAAGCCATTGAGAACGCCATGACCGACAAGACCGTGGGGATCATCCTGCTGACGGAAAAGTTCGGGCGGGAGTTCCCGGACCTGATCGATGAGATCCGGCTGGAGCATACCATGCCGCTTCTGATCGAGATCCCTGACAGGCACGGAACCGGACGTAAAGAAGATTTTATCACTTCCTATGTAAACGAAGCCATCGGCTTAAAACTGTAA
- a CDS encoding V-type ATP synthase subunit A — MNSKKVATIYGINGPVIYLKGKTGFKMSEMVHVGPQRLVGEVISLDKDRTTVQVYEETSGLRPGETVEATGAAISVTLAPGILNNIFDGIERPLERIAESGGAFITRGVSVDALDRKKLWDTHITVKTGDLVRGGTIIAEVPETSAIVHKCMVPPDVEGTVVETVADGQYTIEDSIVTIELADGTRRELSMTQHWPIRVPRPVNQRYPASVPLVTGQRILDTMFPIAKGGTAAIPGGFGTGKTMTQHQIAKWADADIIVYIGCGERGNEMTQVLEEFGELVDPRNGNPLMDRTVLIANTSNMPVAAREASIYTGLTLAEYYRDMGYDVAIMADSTSRWAEALRELSGRLEEMPAEEGFPAYLASRLSAFYERAGMMQTLNGATGSVSIIGAVSPQGGDFSEPVTQNTKRFVRCFWGLDKSLAYSRHFPAIHWLSSYSEYLTDLSGWYTDHVSPKFVDYRNRLMALLNQESSLMEIVKLIGGDVLPDDQKLVLEIAKVIRLGFLQQNAFHKEDTCVSMEKQFKMMDVILYLYKQSRKLVAMGMPMSVLKAEGIFEKVIAIKYDVPNDNLQMLDLYKKDIDDFYNRVLEKNG; from the coding sequence TTGAATAGTAAGAAAGTAGCAACAATCTACGGCATCAATGGCCCGGTGATCTACCTGAAGGGAAAGACGGGATTCAAGATGTCGGAAATGGTCCATGTGGGCCCGCAGCGGCTGGTAGGGGAAGTCATTTCTCTGGATAAGGACCGGACCACGGTGCAGGTCTATGAGGAGACTTCAGGCCTGCGTCCGGGGGAGACGGTGGAAGCCACAGGGGCGGCCATCTCTGTGACGCTGGCGCCTGGAATCCTGAATAATATCTTCGACGGAATCGAGCGTCCTCTGGAGCGGATCGCGGAAAGCGGCGGCGCGTTTATCACCCGGGGTGTCAGCGTGGATGCGCTGGATCGCAAGAAACTGTGGGATACCCATATAACTGTGAAGACCGGAGACCTGGTGCGCGGCGGGACCATCATCGCGGAGGTTCCGGAGACTTCTGCTATTGTGCACAAATGCATGGTTCCTCCTGATGTAGAAGGAACGGTAGTGGAGACCGTGGCGGATGGACAGTATACCATCGAGGATAGTATTGTGACCATCGAGCTGGCTGACGGGACCAGGCGGGAGCTTTCCATGACCCAGCACTGGCCCATCCGTGTGCCAAGACCGGTGAACCAGAGATATCCGGCCAGCGTCCCGCTGGTTACAGGGCAGCGGATCCTGGATACCATGTTCCCCATCGCGAAGGGCGGAACAGCGGCGATCCCCGGCGGATTCGGAACCGGAAAGACTATGACCCAGCATCAGATCGCCAAGTGGGCGGATGCGGACATTATCGTATATATCGGCTGCGGAGAGCGTGGCAATGAGATGACCCAGGTACTGGAAGAGTTTGGGGAACTGGTGGATCCCAGGAACGGTAATCCTCTGATGGATCGTACTGTTCTGATCGCCAACACTTCCAACATGCCGGTGGCGGCCCGTGAGGCTTCCATCTATACCGGGCTTACCCTGGCGGAATATTACCGGGATATGGGATATGACGTGGCCATCATGGCAGACTCCACCTCCCGGTGGGCAGAGGCGCTGCGTGAGCTGTCCGGACGTCTGGAGGAGATGCCGGCGGAGGAAGGGTTCCCGGCCTATCTGGCTTCCCGTCTGTCTGCGTTCTATGAGCGGGCGGGGATGATGCAGACCCTGAACGGAGCCACCGGTTCCGTATCCATCATTGGTGCGGTTTCTCCCCAGGGAGGAGATTTCTCCGAGCCTGTGACTCAGAATACCAAGCGTTTTGTGCGCTGCTTCTGGGGACTGGATAAGTCTCTGGCTTATTCCAGACATTTCCCGGCCATCCACTGGCTGAGCAGCTACAGTGAGTATCTTACGGACTTAAGCGGCTGGTACACCGATCATGTGTCGCCCAAGTTCGTGGATTACCGGAATCGTCTGATGGCGCTCCTCAATCAGGAGAGCAGCCTGATGGAGATCGTAAAGCTGATCGGCGGCGACGTGCTGCCGGATGATCAGAAGCTGGTGCTGGAGATCGCCAAGGTGATCCGGCTTGGCTTCCTGCAGCAGAATGCCTTCCACAAGGAAGACACCTGCGTATCCATGGAGAAGCAGTTTAAGATGATGGATGTGATCCTGTATCTCTATAAGCAGAGCCGGAAGCTGGTGGCCATGGGCATGCCCATGTCTGTGCTGAAGGCAGAGGGGATTTTTGAGAAAGTGATCGCCATCAAGTATGACGTTCCCAATGACAACCTGCAGATGCTGGATCTTTATAAGAAAGACATCGACGATTTCTACAATCGTGTTCTTGAGAAGAATGGTTAA
- a CDS encoding V-type ATP synthase subunit B, which translates to MAIEYLGLSNINGPLVVLEGVQDAFFDEIVEFVVDGDTRKMGRIVELDEDKAIIQVFEGTENMSLNNTHTKLTGRPMEIAVSPEMLGRTFNGVGEPIDELGPIFSDDMRDVNGLPLNPVRREYPRNYIRTGISAIDGLTTLIRGQKLPIFSGNGLPHDQLAAQIVKQASLGEDSEEEFAIVFGAMGVKHDVAEFFRKTFEESGVSDHVAMFLNLANDPVVERLITPKVALTVAEYLAFECNMHILVILTDMTSFAEALREVSSSKGEIPSRKGYPGYLYSELATIYERAGIVEGASGSVTQLPILTMPNDDITHPIPDLTGYITEGQIVLDRNLHGQSVYPPISVLPSLSRLMKDGIGAGYTREDHQGLANQLFSAYAKVGEARNLASVIGEDELSPLDKQYLKFGQEFEKRYIGQGPTENRTIQETLDLGWELLGLLPKEELDRIDTKLVELYYHPAKEEA; encoded by the coding sequence ATGGCAATTGAATATCTTGGACTTAGTAATATCAATGGCCCTCTGGTTGTTCTGGAGGGAGTGCAGGATGCCTTCTTTGACGAGATCGTGGAATTCGTTGTAGATGGAGACACCCGGAAAATGGGGCGTATCGTGGAGCTGGATGAGGACAAAGCCATCATCCAGGTATTTGAAGGCACGGAAAATATGTCCCTTAACAATACGCATACAAAGCTTACCGGCCGTCCGATGGAGATCGCGGTCTCCCCGGAGATGCTGGGACGTACCTTCAACGGAGTGGGAGAGCCGATCGATGAGCTGGGGCCCATTTTCTCTGATGATATGCGGGATGTGAACGGCCTGCCGCTGAACCCGGTGCGCCGGGAGTATCCGAGGAACTATATCCGTACTGGTATCTCTGCCATTGACGGGCTGACCACACTGATCCGCGGGCAGAAGCTGCCGATCTTCTCCGGAAATGGTCTTCCTCACGACCAGCTTGCGGCGCAGATCGTAAAGCAGGCGTCTCTGGGAGAGGATTCGGAAGAAGAGTTCGCTATTGTGTTTGGCGCTATGGGCGTAAAGCATGATGTGGCGGAGTTCTTCCGCAAGACTTTTGAAGAAAGCGGGGTTTCCGACCATGTGGCCATGTTCCTGAACCTGGCAAACGACCCGGTGGTGGAACGTCTGATCACCCCCAAGGTGGCCCTTACCGTGGCGGAATACCTGGCATTTGAATGCAACATGCATATTCTGGTCATCCTGACGGATATGACCTCATTTGCAGAGGCGCTGCGTGAGGTTTCCTCCTCCAAGGGCGAGATCCCTTCCAGAAAAGGTTATCCGGGATACTTATACAGTGAACTGGCCACCATCTATGAACGGGCCGGTATCGTGGAAGGAGCCAGCGGGTCTGTGACCCAGCTGCCGATCCTGACCATGCCCAACGACGACATTACCCATCCGATCCCGGACCTGACCGGTTACATCACAGAAGGCCAGATCGTTCTGGATCGGAACCTGCACGGGCAGAGCGTCTATCCGCCTATCAGCGTGCTGCCGTCGCTGTCCCGTCTGATGAAGGACGGTATCGGCGCAGGATATACAAGAGAAGACCATCAGGGGCTGGCAAACCAGCTGTTCTCCGCCTACGCCAAGGTGGGGGAGGCTAGGAACCTGGCTTCCGTTATCGGAGAAGACGAGCTGTCGCCTCTGGATAAACAGTATCTGAAATTCGGGCAGGAATTTGAGAAACGCTATATTGGCCAGGGGCCCACAGAGAACCGGACCATCCAGGAGACGCTGGATCTGGGCTGGGAGCTTCTGGGACTTCTGCCGAAAGAGGAACTGGACCGGATTGATACGAAGCTGGTTGAATTATACTACCATCCGGCGAAAGAAGAAGCGTAG
- a CDS encoding TetR-like C-terminal domain-containing protein, with amino-acid sequence MSKNMDRRVRKTRAQLRQGLAELLKEKSLKEITVKELVEKVDINRSTFYLHYADIYDMMEKIENELTGDIEDLIHTHPVSPFNEDSFPFIEDIFSILAENRDICAALLGPNGDISFLHRIENILSEHSLNALKETFPEKMDDLTYYYAFCLSGCIGLVKAWLSDGSSVSPQHMAELTFKLIMNALRGFYPDFSVRHS; translated from the coding sequence ATGTCAAAAAATATGGACCGGCGGGTTCGCAAGACAAGAGCCCAGCTCCGTCAGGGACTGGCCGAACTTCTGAAAGAAAAGAGTTTAAAAGAGATCACGGTCAAAGAACTCGTAGAAAAAGTGGACATCAACCGTTCCACTTTCTATCTGCACTATGCGGATATCTATGACATGATGGAAAAGATTGAAAACGAACTGACCGGAGACATCGAAGATCTGATCCATACCCATCCGGTAAGTCCGTTCAACGAAGACAGCTTTCCGTTCATCGAGGATATTTTTTCCATCCTCGCGGAAAACCGGGATATCTGCGCCGCTCTCCTGGGTCCCAACGGTGATATCTCTTTTCTGCACCGGATTGAGAATATCCTCTCCGAGCACAGCCTGAACGCCCTGAAAGAAACATTTCCGGAGAAAATGGATGATCTGACATACTACTACGCCTTCTGTCTCTCCGGCTGTATCGGCCTGGTCAAGGCCTGGCTGTCAGATGGATCTTCCGTAAGTCCCCAGCATATGGCCGAACTTACATTTAAGCTCATCATGAACGCACTGAGGGGGTTCTATCCAGACTTTTCCGTAAGACATTCCTGA